From a single Candidatus Izimaplasma bacterium HR1 genomic region:
- the dnaX_1 gene encoding DNA polymerase III subunit tau — protein sequence MAFDKIKESQPKVVQLLENSLKKDRLSHAYLFEGEKGTMKFETALYFAQMLLCKSEDTKPCLECKNCKRIKNGTHPNVYVIRPEKNIIKKQQVQDLQTEFSKTSIEPGPKIYIIKDIETIHVSAANSLLKFLEEPFPNIHAILTTSNINRILPTIISRSQVVQFQSLNHEIVKQEMIEAGYSDETSAVLSELTNSIETAMEIASSEYYLDLIDNVKEIYRIINTNDQSLVIYFNENNSIIYQDKEKEQATLFLSLMTIYQKDVINYITGNMRNIVFKDELGIISGIVDHKPKNRLIDELEHMLTLQSRLNNYINERLAFENLLLDLERR from the coding sequence ATGGCATTTGACAAAATTAAAGAATCACAACCAAAGGTTGTTCAATTACTAGAAAATAGTCTTAAAAAAGACCGCCTTTCACATGCCTATTTATTTGAAGGTGAAAAAGGAACTATGAAGTTCGAAACAGCTCTTTATTTCGCCCAAATGCTTCTTTGTAAAAGCGAAGACACAAAACCTTGTTTAGAGTGTAAAAACTGTAAGAGGATAAAAAATGGGACTCATCCCAATGTATATGTTATAAGACCAGAAAAGAATATTATAAAAAAACAACAAGTCCAAGATTTACAAACAGAGTTTAGTAAAACAAGTATTGAACCTGGACCGAAAATTTATATCATCAAGGATATTGAAACTATCCATGTTAGTGCTGCTAACAGTTTACTAAAATTCTTAGAAGAACCATTCCCTAACATTCATGCAATTTTAACTACATCAAATATCAACCGTATATTACCGACAATCATTTCAAGAAGCCAAGTAGTTCAATTTCAAAGCTTAAATCATGAAATTGTAAAACAGGAAATGATTGAAGCAGGATATTCTGATGAAACATCTGCTGTATTAAGTGAATTAACAAATTCAATTGAAACAGCAATGGAAATTGCTAGTAGCGAGTACTATCTTGATTTAATCGATAATGTAAAAGAAATATATAGAATAATTAATACTAATGATCAATCGTTAGTTATTTACTTTAATGAGAATAATAGTATAATATACCAAGACAAAGAAAAAGAACAAGCTACCTTGTTCTTATCATTAATGACAATATACCAAAAAGATGTTATTAACTATATAACAGGCAACATGCGTAACATCGTCTTCAAAGACGAGCTTGGAATCATCAGTGGTATCGTGGACCACAAACCTAAAAACAGACTGATAGACGAGTTAGAACATATGCTAACACTCCAATCACGCCTTAATAATTATATTAATGAGAGATTAGCATTTGAAAACTTATTACTAGATTTAGAAAGAAGGTAA
- a CDS encoding hypothetical protein (PSP1 C-terminal conserved region), with amino-acid sequence MANTVVGIRFKAVGKKYYFDPKDFDLKMYDKVVVETVRGYEMGEVIEGIKEVMDDELISALKPVYRVATPEDIKNYEKNIADIPNALGRCKTHIKKNKLEMKLLGCEYTLDRTKLIIYFNAEGRVDFRELVKDLANEFRLRIELRQVGTRDGAKFLGGIGPCGYLLCCNTFLGDFDTVSIKMAKNQNLSLNPVNISGLCGKLLCCIKYENDTYTEHRKQLPKINSTVITEDGKGRVIAANVIDKSVRVLTEGEGIKSYKVEDLKKIFEYDKKTPPKGE; translated from the coding sequence ATGGCTAATACTGTTGTTGGAATCAGATTTAAAGCCGTAGGTAAAAAATATTATTTCGATCCAAAAGATTTTGATTTAAAAATGTACGATAAAGTTGTCGTAGAAACAGTCAGAGGATACGAAATGGGAGAAGTTATAGAAGGAATTAAAGAAGTAATGGACGACGAGTTGATTAGTGCTTTAAAACCAGTTTACAGAGTTGCTACTCCTGAAGATATCAAAAACTACGAAAAGAATATTGCTGATATTCCAAATGCATTAGGACGATGTAAAACACACATCAAAAAGAATAAATTAGAAATGAAATTGCTAGGTTGTGAATACACCCTAGATAGAACGAAACTAATCATTTACTTCAACGCAGAAGGTCGCGTTGATTTTAGAGAGTTAGTTAAAGATTTAGCTAACGAATTCAGATTAAGAATTGAATTAAGACAAGTAGGTACTCGTGATGGTGCTAAATTCCTTGGAGGAATTGGACCATGTGGTTACTTACTGTGCTGTAATACATTCTTAGGTGATTTTGATACAGTAAGTATCAAAATGGCTAAAAACCAAAATCTATCATTAAATCCTGTAAACATCTCAGGACTATGTGGTAAATTATTATGCTGTATCAAATATGAAAACGATACATACACAGAACATAGAAAACAATTACCTAAAATAAACTCAACAGTTATCACAGAAGACGGAAAAGGTCGCGTAATTGCCGCTAACGTTATTGATAAATCAGTTCGAGTTTTAACTGAAGGTGAAGGTATCAAATCATATAAAGTAGAAGACTTGAAGAAAATATTCGAGTA
- the tmk gene encoding Thymidylate kinase — MTGKFITFEGPDGSGKSTVIKAVEEFLKSEGYNILTTREPGGIRIAEDIRKVILSKENTMMSGRAEALLYAASRAQHLAEKVQPALSEGKVVLCDRFVDSSLAYQGYGRELGIDEVWNINKFAIGDVLPDLTIFIDIPPHVGLNRVQKSTRKLDRLDLETLEFHEKVYQGYKIIIEKFKDRFVIIDGNNPVETVIEDTLQVIKTYL; from the coding sequence TTGACAGGAAAATTTATAACTTTTGAGGGTCCTGATGGTTCAGGGAAGTCAACAGTAATCAAAGCAGTAGAAGAGTTTTTAAAGAGTGAAGGATATAATATTCTAACAACTCGTGAACCAGGTGGAATTCGTATCGCTGAAGATATTAGAAAAGTAATTCTATCTAAAGAAAACACAATGATGAGCGGAAGAGCAGAAGCGCTTCTTTATGCGGCTTCAAGAGCTCAACATTTAGCTGAAAAAGTTCAACCAGCTTTATCTGAAGGTAAGGTTGTTTTATGTGATAGATTTGTAGATTCATCTTTAGCATATCAAGGGTATGGTAGAGAGTTAGGAATCGATGAAGTATGGAATATAAACAAATTCGCGATTGGTGATGTTTTACCAGACTTAACAATCTTTATTGATATTCCACCCCATGTTGGATTAAATCGTGTTCAAAAGAGTACAAGAAAACTAGATCGTCTTGATCTAGAAACACTAGAGTTTCATGAGAAAGTTTATCAAGGATACAAAATAATTATTGAGAAGTTTAAGGATAGATTTGTAATTATTGACGGGAATAATCCAGTTGAAACAGTAATAGAAGATACATTACAAGTTATAAAAACATACTTATAA
- the znuB gene encoding High-affinity zinc uptake system membrane protein ZnuB: MNLLADVPFIIALFEYPFLRYAIIAGMIMGFVTPLIGSFVIIRRLSFIADTLSHFSLAGLSIGLFLINVLGFTFIGSPLYLAIISAVIGAFIIEILRGYYQNYKEISMPIVMSLGTALSALFIGLSGGWSSSIYNFLFGSLLTVGQEYVGIISIVSAFVLLLIFIFYKQIVLVSFDEAYAKLVGVKIRTFQFVSTLVLALIVSLSIVTVGVLLVSSLMIIPVAAAMKVGKSFRNTITISIIFSEISVVAGIWLSYELDIATGATIVLINIIILFLVGFFKRFYVNKRIREQKKEIQTK, encoded by the coding sequence ATGAATTTACTTGCTGATGTTCCCTTCATAATCGCCTTATTCGAATACCCATTCCTAAGATACGCAATTATCGCTGGTATGATTATGGGATTTGTTACACCGTTAATTGGTTCGTTCGTTATTATTAGACGTTTAAGTTTTATCGCAGATACACTAAGTCATTTTAGTTTAGCTGGTTTATCAATAGGACTATTCTTAATCAATGTATTAGGTTTCACCTTTATTGGTAGTCCATTATATTTAGCAATTATTAGTGCAGTAATCGGAGCGTTCATTATTGAGATACTCCGTGGTTACTATCAGAACTATAAAGAGATATCAATGCCAATTGTTATGAGTTTAGGGACAGCCCTAAGTGCTTTGTTCATCGGTTTAAGTGGTGGATGGAGTAGTAGTATTTACAACTTCTTATTCGGTAGTTTATTAACTGTCGGGCAAGAGTATGTAGGTATTATTTCAATTGTATCTGCATTTGTTTTACTATTAATATTCATTTTCTACAAACAAATTGTTTTAGTTAGTTTTGATGAAGCTTACGCTAAGTTAGTTGGAGTCAAAATTAGAACATTCCAATTTGTTTCAACACTTGTTTTAGCATTAATCGTAAGTTTATCGATTGTTACTGTTGGGGTTTTACTTGTATCTTCATTAATGATTATCCCAGTAGCGGCCGCTATGAAAGTTGGAAAAAGTTTTAGAAATACAATAACGATATCAATTATATTCTCAGAAATAAGTGTTGTTGCTGGTATTTGGTTATCATATGAACTTGATATTGCTACCGGAGCTACAATCGTGCTTATCAATATTATAATTTTATTCTTAGTAGGGTTCTTTAAAAGATTCTATGTTAATAAGCGAATTAGAGAACAGAAAAAAGAAATTCAGACAAAATAA
- the znuC gene encoding High-affinity zinc uptake system ATP-binding protein ZnuC, translated as MRVNVENLTFGYDYRTVLKDISFKLNSGDFLAVIGNNGSGKSTLVKCILGVNKIAPGQILLDDVDITTFKTFINIGYVPQKFDDFNYEFPITVNEILTASNIKKISEDKRLELLDKIGILELQNENINNLSGGQLQRVFIVRSLMNSPRMLILDEPTVGVDQTNVEGFYKVVNELNKEGITIILITHNINESKANYTHVLSLHNGEGVFKKVLTEEDE; from the coding sequence GTGAGAGTAAATGTTGAAAATTTAACATTTGGTTATGATTATCGTACGGTATTGAAGGATATTTCCTTCAAGTTAAATTCCGGCGATTTTTTGGCGGTAATTGGTAATAACGGTAGTGGTAAGTCCACTTTAGTAAAATGTATTTTAGGTGTAAACAAGATTGCTCCCGGGCAAATTCTACTTGATGATGTTGATATTACAACCTTTAAAACATTCATTAATATCGGTTATGTTCCTCAAAAATTTGACGATTTCAATTATGAATTTCCCATTACAGTAAACGAAATTTTAACTGCTTCAAATATTAAGAAAATATCTGAAGATAAGCGGTTAGAACTTCTTGATAAAATAGGTATTTTAGAACTTCAAAATGAAAATATTAATAATTTAAGTGGTGGACAACTTCAACGAGTATTTATCGTAAGAAGCTTAATGAATAGTCCTAGAATGTTAATCCTTGATGAGCCAACAGTTGGTGTCGATCAGACAAATGTTGAAGGTTTTTATAAAGTTGTTAATGAACTTAATAAAGAGGGAATAACAATCATCTTAATCACCCATAATATTAACGAATCTAAAGCGAATTACACACATGTTTTAAGTCTCCATAACGGTGAAGGAGTCTTTAAAAAAGTTCTTACAGAGGAAGATGAATGA